The Cystobacter ferrugineus genome has a window encoding:
- a CDS encoding ATP-binding protein, with protein MGARIAIIIALTTVFSYLHIFNALRTETLVQLERGVLERVQREQAIFVLAQDNHALLKQVFEERVRFWRQEDPRAPFDRLFVQLPDGTTRSRLEGFDGTRMPCLFIPQGLNVDAQLQRSLLAAYDVLSQYGPAFHVRFTDTYISFPGGAIVLYWPAQPTWCKDATPTFNVNEFDFYSLSTPEKDPLRQTVWTGIIADPVAHTWSVSASTPVDLDGQHTATLTHDILIEQLLERTINEHLPSAYNMLVRDNGELLAHPAMKVNTGSSGVSLAEFNPAPFQEHVNAILEAIRRSPGQVIKNLPKSSEYAATAQLKGPGWIFVTILPEQAVSSTALGVARYILAFGVLSLLLELGIMYWVLKQQISRPLLSFTQATDRLAGGDFQVELELSRGDELGRLAQAFQRMASELQRREEALRQANEGLEQRVELRTRELQTVHRQLVDTARQVGRAEVATNVLHNVGNVLNSVHTSAMMARERLAGLKVESVERVAGLFEAHQADLATFLTQDERGRGVLPFLSRLGKHMQEERQEIHTLLNDVNRYTEHIGAIVKLQQQYARTPQHLYETVDLAELVEDALRINHAALGRHSVRVERQFEALPPVMTEKHKVLMILVNLISNAKYALESVPEEERCVTLRVQRSSAERIQLSVQDNGVGIPPEMLTRIFQHGFTTREGGHGFGLHSSALAAQEMGGSLIARSEGPGQGATFILDLPIQPPTRRQDTPPENSDA; from the coding sequence ATGGGCGCGCGCATCGCGATCATCATCGCGCTGACCACCGTCTTCAGCTACCTCCACATCTTCAATGCCCTGCGCACCGAAACGCTCGTCCAATTGGAGCGCGGTGTCCTCGAGCGCGTGCAGCGCGAACAGGCCATCTTCGTGCTCGCCCAGGACAACCACGCCCTCCTCAAGCAGGTCTTCGAGGAGCGAGTCCGCTTCTGGCGCCAGGAGGATCCCCGCGCTCCATTCGACCGGCTGTTCGTCCAGTTGCCCGACGGGACGACCCGCAGCCGCCTCGAGGGCTTCGATGGCACCCGGATGCCCTGTCTCTTCATCCCCCAGGGATTGAACGTCGACGCGCAGTTGCAACGCTCGCTCCTCGCCGCCTACGACGTGCTCTCCCAGTACGGCCCCGCCTTCCACGTGCGCTTCACGGACACGTACATCTCGTTTCCCGGCGGCGCGATAGTGCTCTACTGGCCAGCCCAGCCCACCTGGTGCAAGGACGCCACGCCCACGTTCAACGTCAACGAGTTCGATTTCTACTCCCTCAGCACACCGGAGAAGGATCCGCTCCGCCAGACCGTCTGGACCGGCATCATCGCGGACCCCGTCGCCCACACGTGGTCCGTCTCCGCCTCCACGCCCGTCGACCTGGATGGCCAGCACACCGCGACCCTCACCCACGACATCCTCATCGAGCAGTTGCTCGAGCGCACCATCAACGAGCATCTACCGAGCGCCTACAACATGCTCGTGCGCGACAATGGTGAGCTGCTCGCCCACCCCGCGATGAAGGTGAACACCGGCTCGTCGGGCGTCTCGCTCGCCGAGTTCAACCCCGCCCCGTTCCAGGAGCACGTGAACGCCATCCTGGAGGCCATCCGGCGCTCGCCCGGACAGGTCATCAAGAACCTCCCCAAGTCCAGCGAGTACGCCGCCACGGCCCAGCTCAAGGGGCCTGGGTGGATCTTCGTGACGATCCTCCCCGAGCAGGCCGTCTCCTCGACCGCCCTGGGCGTGGCGCGCTACATCCTGGCGTTCGGCGTGCTGTCGCTGCTCCTGGAGCTCGGCATCATGTACTGGGTGCTCAAGCAGCAGATCTCCCGCCCCCTGTTGAGCTTCACCCAGGCCACCGACCGGCTGGCGGGCGGAGACTTCCAGGTCGAGTTGGAACTCTCCCGCGGCGACGAGCTGGGACGGCTCGCCCAGGCGTTCCAGCGCATGGCCAGTGAGCTCCAACGGCGCGAGGAGGCCTTGCGGCAGGCCAATGAGGGGCTGGAGCAGCGCGTGGAGCTACGCACCCGGGAGCTGCAGACGGTCCACCGGCAACTGGTCGACACCGCGCGGCAGGTGGGCCGGGCCGAGGTCGCCACCAACGTCCTGCACAACGTGGGCAACGTGCTCAACAGCGTGCACACCTCGGCGATGATGGCCCGTGAGCGGCTCGCGGGACTGAAGGTCGAGAGCGTGGAGCGCGTGGCGGGCCTGTTCGAGGCGCATCAGGCAGACCTCGCGACGTTCCTCACCCAGGACGAGCGCGGCCGCGGCGTGTTGCCCTTCCTCAGCCGGCTGGGCAAGCACATGCAGGAGGAGCGCCAGGAAATCCATACCCTGCTCAATGACGTCAACCGGTACACCGAGCACATCGGCGCCATCGTCAAGCTGCAGCAGCAGTACGCCCGCACTCCCCAGCACCTCTACGAGACGGTCGATCTGGCGGAGTTGGTGGAGGATGCCCTACGCATCAACCATGCCGCGCTCGGCCGGCATTCCGTCCGGGTGGAACGTCAGTTCGAAGCGCTGCCCCCGGTGATGACCGAAAAGCACAAGGTACTGATGATCCTCGTCAACCTCATCAGCAACGCCAAGTACGCCCTGGAGTCCGTGCCCGAGGAGGAGCGGTGTGTGACCCTGCGCGTGCAACGCTCCAGCGCCGAGCGGATCCAGCTCTCCGTCCAGGACAATGGGGTGGGAATCCCGCCCGAGATGCTCACGCGCATCTTCCAACATGGCTTCACCACCCGCGAGGGCGGACATGGCTTTGGCCTCCACTCCAGCGCCCTGGCCGCCCAGGAGATGGGTGGTTCGCTGATCGCTCGCAGCGAGGGGCCCGGGCAGGGCGCCACGTTCATCCTCGATCTGCCCATCCAGCCTCCAACCAGACGCCAGGACACTCCTCCCGAAAATAGCGACGCCTGA
- a CDS encoding DMT family transporter yields MSARNVVLLLFTAVCFAGGGIFMKLSEGVSRPLPTLAFLALFLLGAVLQAFALRQADLGVVYVAVLGLEAALTLVFSVALFHESLSPRRLVAVLLILCGVVLLRGD; encoded by the coding sequence GTGTCCGCCAGGAACGTGGTGTTGCTGCTCTTCACGGCCGTCTGCTTCGCGGGGGGCGGCATCTTCATGAAACTCTCGGAGGGGGTCTCCCGCCCCCTGCCGACGCTGGCCTTCCTGGCGCTCTTCCTGCTGGGGGCGGTGCTCCAGGCGTTCGCGCTGCGCCAGGCGGACCTGGGCGTCGTGTACGTGGCGGTGCTCGGACTGGAGGCGGCCCTGACGCTCGTCTTCAGCGTGGCGCTCTTCCACGAGAGCCTGTCGCCCAGGCGGCTGGTCGCCGTGCTGCTCATCCTCTGCGGCGTGGTGTTGCTGCGCGGTGACTAG
- a CDS encoding energy-coupling factor transporter transmembrane component T family protein, which translates to MSPGLYVHRASPVHATPAGAKMLGLLGAAIVLLLFSSPLVLAAALATTLGLYALARLGPRELAFVLPLSAWVLLPLFVLQGVLSGWDTATRAVLRLAVLVLLAMLVSLTTRASDQLETLQRALRPLARFGASPTRLGLLLALTLRFIPLVATWVHEVREAQRARGLEHHPLAVLVPLLVKTLRTADALAEAIDARCFDAEDPS; encoded by the coding sequence GTGAGCCCCGGCCTCTACGTCCATCGCGCATCCCCCGTGCATGCCACCCCCGCGGGCGCCAAGATGCTCGGCCTGCTCGGGGCGGCCATCGTCCTGCTGCTCTTCTCCTCGCCCCTCGTGCTCGCCGCGGCGCTCGCCACCACGCTCGGCCTCTACGCGCTCGCGCGCCTGGGCCCGCGTGAGCTCGCCTTCGTCCTCCCCCTGTCCGCCTGGGTGCTCCTGCCGCTCTTCGTGCTGCAGGGCGTGCTGTCCGGCTGGGACACCGCCACACGGGCCGTGCTGCGGCTCGCGGTGCTGGTGCTGCTCGCGATGCTCGTCTCCCTCACGACGCGCGCCTCGGACCAGCTCGAGACACTCCAGCGCGCCCTGCGGCCCCTGGCCCGCTTCGGGGCGAGTCCCACGCGCCTGGGCCTGCTGCTCGCCCTCACCCTGCGCTTCATCCCCTTGGTGGCCACTTGGGTGCACGAGGTGCGCGAGGCCCAGCGCGCTCGCGGCCTGGAACACCATCCCCTCGCCGTGCTCGTCCCCCTGCTCGTCAAGACACTGCGCACCGCCGACGCACTCGCGGAGGCCATCGACGCGCGCTGCTTCGACGCCGAGGATCCTTCGTGA
- a CDS encoding YccF domain-containing protein: MRLLLNLLWVVFGGGIIIALEYLLGGLLLCLTIVGIPFGVQCFKIAGLALFPFGKDIVDVPGASSLGCVLNVFWIVVAGVWIFLSHIGLALGLAVTLIGIPFAIQHVKLALLALAPFGKLVRNA, encoded by the coding sequence ATGCGCCTGCTCCTCAACCTCCTGTGGGTCGTATTCGGTGGTGGAATCATCATCGCACTCGAGTACCTGCTCGGTGGGCTCCTGCTCTGCCTCACCATCGTCGGCATCCCCTTTGGAGTGCAGTGCTTCAAGATCGCCGGACTCGCCTTGTTCCCCTTTGGCAAGGACATCGTCGACGTGCCAGGCGCCAGTTCCCTGGGCTGTGTGCTCAACGTCTTCTGGATCGTCGTCGCTGGCGTGTGGATCTTCTTGAGTCACATCGGGCTCGCCCTGGGGCTCGCCGTGACCCTCATCGGAATCCCCTTCGCCATCCAGCACGTGAAGCTCGCCCTGCTCGCCCTCGCCCCCTTCGGCAAGCTCGTGCGCAACGCGTGA
- a CDS encoding YncE family protein, translating to MVARIKAVPLVVTQAALAGAWLLLVAASTVASAAPFTLFESGQVRPLALSPSGRFLYAVNTPDNRLEIFQIKPSGLVPLASIPVGLEPVAVAARSEEEVWVVNHLSDSVSIVRLDDRNTRGAVVRTLLVGDEPRDIVFAGPGKSRAFITAAHRGQNVPFDPQFTTPGIGRADVWVFDANRTGSALGGDPLTILTLFGDTPRALAVTPDGSRVYAAVFHSGNRSSVIHESLVPNGGEAVGGVPGPNVNFQGLRGPEVSVLVKFDGTNWRDVLNRTWTDKVRFSLPDKDVFVIDATANPPTQLAGPSGFYSGVGTILFNMAVNPVSGKVYVSNTEARNDLRFEGPGAFAGSSLRGHLHESRITVLGSSGVAPRHLNKHINYGVCCAALPNAENDKSLAQPLGMVVTANGATLYVAAFGSSKLGVYSTAALEADTFVPGTANQIPLSGGGPTGMVLDETNGRMYVLTRFDNAISVVNTSTKQEVAHVPMFNPEPPSVVAGRPFLYDARKSSSHGDSSCASCHIFGDFDSLAWDLGNPDAAVVNNPNPIVPVLPEFGTDPTFGQDPGFHPLKGPLLTQSLRGMANHGPMHWRGDRTGGNDAPNAQPNGGALDEAAAFKQFNPAFMDLLGRSAQLTPAEMQQFSDFVLQITYPPNPVRNLDNSLTPQQQAGSDFFFNTTSFFHGPCGSCHQLDPTANPQEGAFAGFFGTNGSSSFDAEPLFPKVPHLRNMYQRVGMFGAGFSFGLQPADPFLGDQIRGFGFNSDGAIPTLFRFNSGFDLIPDNPAGIPNTPEGHAAKTNMELYMLAFESNLAPIVGQQVTLSDASPAGALSRLQLLMARAQVGECDLVAKGQLASRPVGFLYLRNGKFKPDHAALPPLSEAALRQLVSVTRGALTYTCVPPGSGQRIGIDRNLNGVLDGDEP from the coding sequence ATGGTAGCTCGCATCAAGGCTGTTCCTCTTGTCGTGACGCAAGCAGCCCTCGCCGGGGCGTGGCTCCTGCTCGTGGCGGCAAGCACCGTGGCATCCGCCGCCCCCTTCACCCTCTTCGAGAGCGGGCAGGTACGACCCCTCGCCTTGTCACCCAGCGGCCGGTTCCTCTACGCGGTCAATACCCCCGACAACCGCCTCGAGATCTTCCAGATCAAGCCGTCAGGTCTCGTGCCGCTCGCGTCGATTCCCGTCGGCCTCGAGCCGGTCGCGGTCGCCGCCCGGAGCGAGGAGGAAGTGTGGGTCGTCAACCACCTGTCCGACAGCGTGAGCATCGTGCGGCTCGACGACAGGAACACCCGCGGCGCCGTGGTGCGGACCCTGCTCGTGGGCGACGAGCCTCGCGACATCGTCTTCGCCGGACCGGGCAAGAGCCGCGCCTTCATCACCGCCGCCCATCGCGGCCAGAACGTGCCCTTCGACCCTCAGTTCACCACGCCAGGCATCGGCCGGGCCGATGTCTGGGTCTTCGATGCCAACAGGACGGGCTCCGCACTCGGTGGCGACCCGCTCACGATCCTCACCCTCTTTGGCGATACCCCCCGCGCGCTCGCGGTGACACCCGATGGCTCGCGCGTCTACGCCGCCGTCTTCCACTCGGGCAACCGCAGCTCGGTCATTCACGAGAGCCTCGTGCCCAATGGAGGTGAGGCGGTGGGCGGCGTCCCCGGCCCCAACGTCAACTTCCAAGGTCTGCGGGGCCCCGAGGTCTCCGTCCTCGTGAAGTTCGACGGTACGAACTGGCGCGATGTGCTCAACCGCACCTGGACCGACAAGGTGCGCTTCTCCCTGCCGGACAAGGACGTGTTCGTCATCGACGCCACCGCCAATCCCCCGACGCAGCTCGCGGGTCCGTCCGGCTTCTACTCCGGCGTGGGCACCATCCTGTTCAACATGGCCGTCAACCCCGTCAGCGGCAAGGTGTACGTGAGCAACACCGAGGCCCGTAATGATCTGCGCTTCGAGGGGCCGGGCGCCTTCGCCGGCAGCAGCCTGCGCGGCCACCTGCACGAGAGCCGCATCACGGTGCTCGGCTCCTCGGGCGTCGCGCCCAGGCACCTCAACAAGCACATCAACTATGGCGTCTGCTGCGCCGCCCTTCCCAACGCCGAGAACGACAAGAGCCTCGCCCAGCCGCTCGGCATGGTGGTGACCGCCAACGGCGCCACCCTGTACGTGGCCGCGTTCGGCTCCTCGAAGCTCGGCGTCTACTCCACCGCCGCGCTCGAGGCCGACACCTTCGTGCCTGGCACCGCCAACCAGATTCCCCTGAGCGGCGGCGGCCCCACCGGCATGGTGTTGGATGAAACCAACGGGCGCATGTACGTGCTGACGCGCTTCGACAACGCCATCTCCGTCGTCAACACCTCCACGAAGCAGGAGGTGGCTCACGTGCCCATGTTCAACCCCGAGCCGCCGAGCGTGGTGGCCGGCCGCCCCTTCCTCTATGACGCGCGCAAGAGTTCCAGCCATGGCGACTCGTCCTGCGCGAGTTGCCACATCTTCGGCGACTTCGACAGCCTGGCCTGGGACCTCGGCAACCCGGATGCCGCCGTGGTCAACAACCCCAACCCCATCGTGCCCGTGCTGCCAGAGTTCGGTACCGATCCCACCTTCGGACAGGATCCTGGCTTCCATCCGCTCAAGGGCCCCCTGCTCACCCAGAGCCTGCGCGGCATGGCCAACCACGGACCCATGCACTGGCGCGGTGACCGCACCGGCGGCAACGACGCCCCCAACGCACAGCCCAACGGAGGGGCGCTCGACGAGGCCGCGGCGTTCAAGCAGTTCAACCCCGCCTTCATGGACCTGCTCGGACGCTCCGCCCAGCTCACCCCGGCGGAGATGCAGCAGTTCTCCGACTTCGTCCTCCAAATCACCTACCCGCCCAACCCCGTCCGCAACCTGGACAACTCCCTCACGCCCCAACAGCAGGCGGGAAGTGACTTCTTCTTCAACACCACCAGCTTCTTCCATGGCCCGTGCGGTAGCTGCCACCAGCTCGACCCCACCGCCAATCCCCAGGAAGGCGCCTTCGCCGGCTTCTTCGGCACCAACGGTAGCTCGTCCTTCGACGCCGAGCCGCTGTTCCCCAAGGTGCCCCACCTGCGCAACATGTACCAACGCGTCGGCATGTTCGGCGCCGGCTTCTCCTTCGGCCTCCAGCCCGCGGATCCCTTCCTCGGAGATCAAATCCGCGGCTTCGGCTTCAACAGCGATGGCGCCATCCCCACCCTGTTCCGATTCAACAGCGGCTTCGACCTCATCCCCGACAACCCCGCCGGCATCCCCAACACGCCCGAGGGGCACGCCGCCAAGACGAACATGGAGCTGTACATGCTCGCATTCGAGAGCAACCTCGCTCCCATCGTCGGCCAGCAGGTGACCCTCTCGGACGCCTCCCCGGCTGGGGCGCTCTCCCGCCTCCAACTGCTGATGGCGCGCGCCCAGGTCGGGGAGTGTGATCTGGTTGCCAAGGGACAACTGGCCTCCAGGCCCGTGGGCTTCCTCTACCTGCGCAACGGCAAGTTCAAGCCCGACCATGCGGCCCTGCCTCCGCTCTCCGAGGCCGCCCTCCGCCAGCTCGTCTCCGTCACCCGCGGCGCCCTCACCTATACCTGCGTCCCTCCCGGGTCCGGGCAGCGCATCGGGATTGACCGCAACCTCAATGGGGTTCTCGACGGCGACGAGCCCTAA
- a CDS encoding energy-coupling factor ABC transporter ATP-binding protein, which produces MIQLHAVHHHFGERPVLRGLELTLSERRIGVVGGNGSGKSTFARLLNGLLVPERGRVLVDGLDTRTHARAVRRQVGFVFQNPDHQIVLPTVEEDLAFGLKNLKLSPADIAERVTTALRRYDLEALRHHPAHLLSGGQKQLLALSGVLVMAPRYIVFDEPTTLLDLRNRRRFAQAIHELPQTAIVVSHDLELLRDFDRVLVFDEGRIVHDDVPATALEAYVRSMA; this is translated from the coding sequence ATGATCCAGCTTCATGCCGTCCACCACCATTTCGGGGAGCGCCCCGTCCTCCGGGGCCTCGAACTCACCCTGTCCGAGCGCCGGATTGGCGTGGTGGGCGGCAACGGCTCCGGCAAGAGCACCTTCGCGCGGCTGCTCAATGGCCTGCTCGTGCCCGAACGTGGCCGCGTGCTCGTGGATGGGCTCGACACCCGCACCCACGCGCGCGCCGTGCGCCGCCAGGTGGGCTTCGTCTTCCAGAACCCGGATCATCAGATCGTCCTGCCCACCGTGGAGGAGGATCTCGCCTTCGGGCTGAAGAACCTGAAGCTGTCCCCCGCCGACATCGCCGAGCGGGTCACCACCGCCCTGCGCCGCTACGATCTGGAGGCGCTGCGCCACCATCCGGCCCACCTGCTCAGTGGCGGCCAGAAGCAGTTGCTCGCCCTGTCCGGCGTGCTCGTCATGGCGCCGCGCTACATCGTCTTCGACGAGCCCACCACGCTGCTGGATCTGCGCAACCGGCGCCGCTTCGCCCAGGCCATCCACGAGCTGCCCCAGACGGCCATCGTCGTCTCCCATGATCTGGAGCTGCTGCGCGACTTCGACCGTGTGCTCGTCTTCGACGAGGGCCGGATCGTCCACGACGACGTGCCCGCCACCGCCCTCGAGGCCTACGTGCGGAGCATGGCGTGA
- a CDS encoding MaoC family dehydratase, translating into MSDKTIIEGLEALRAAVGRKLGHSEWKTLTDADIARFAEATGDFQWIHVDRERCARESPFGVPVAHGYYTVSRIAGLFFEVLEVRGFSLVLNYGLNKVRFPAPLKSGARYRLALELKELKDLPKGVEALMIATIEIEGEPKPACVAEGLYRYMLA; encoded by the coding sequence ATGTCGGACAAGACCATCATCGAGGGACTCGAAGCGCTGCGAGCGGCGGTGGGACGCAAGCTCGGCCACTCCGAGTGGAAGACGCTCACGGACGCGGACATCGCTCGCTTCGCCGAGGCCACGGGCGACTTCCAGTGGATCCACGTGGACCGCGAACGCTGCGCGCGCGAGTCGCCCTTCGGCGTGCCCGTGGCCCATGGCTACTACACCGTCTCGCGCATCGCCGGCTTGTTCTTCGAGGTCCTCGAGGTCCGCGGCTTCTCGCTCGTGCTCAACTACGGCCTCAACAAGGTGCGCTTCCCCGCCCCCCTCAAGTCCGGCGCCCGCTACCGACTGGCGCTCGAATTGAAGGAGCTCAAGGACCTGCCCAAGGGGGTCGAGGCCCTCATGATCGCGACCATCGAGATCGAGGGTGAGCCCAAGCCGGCCTGCGTGGCCGAGGGGCTCTACCGCTACATGCTCGCGTGA
- a CDS encoding aminotransferase class I/II-fold pyridoxal phosphate-dependent enzyme — MSEHKPLRLRQLSASVFSTMDEARQRKLATGADVLNLSIGSPDLPPAPHVTEALARAVREPGHYGYPLKDLPAFREAVAFAYQRRFGVTLDPGTEVLGLTGSQEGLAHITQALTDPGDLVLVPDPGYPIYTAGPVLAGARLHPVPLKAEHGHLPDLESLPEDVKRRARLLLLNYPSNPLAAIVQPGFFEKVVAFARRYGTVVLHDAAYSELAFDGYRPPSFLETPGAREVGLEFNSLSKTYNLAGARIAYAVGNARLIGLLAEVKAHLDYGLFRPIQLAAVAALTGPQESVAELAATYQRRRDVLVDGLVRVGWDVPKPRATMFCWAPIPRGFESSLAFSMALLERAGITVVPGSGFGAMGEGYVRLALVQSEERLAEAVERVARSGLLTHASM; from the coding sequence ATGTCCGAGCACAAACCCCTGCGTCTGCGCCAGCTCTCCGCTTCCGTCTTCTCCACCATGGACGAGGCGCGCCAGCGCAAGCTCGCCACTGGCGCCGACGTCCTCAACCTGTCCATCGGCAGTCCGGATCTTCCTCCCGCCCCCCATGTCACCGAGGCCTTGGCTCGGGCGGTGCGGGAGCCGGGCCACTACGGCTACCCTCTGAAGGATCTGCCGGCCTTTCGGGAGGCGGTGGCGTTCGCCTATCAGCGCCGCTTCGGGGTGACGCTGGATCCTGGCACCGAGGTGCTGGGGTTGACCGGCTCGCAGGAGGGCCTGGCCCACATCACCCAGGCGCTCACGGATCCCGGAGATCTCGTGCTGGTGCCGGATCCGGGCTACCCCATCTACACGGCGGGGCCCGTGCTGGCGGGGGCTCGGCTGCACCCGGTGCCCTTGAAGGCCGAGCATGGCCATCTGCCGGACCTGGAGTCGCTGCCAGAGGACGTCAAGCGGCGTGCCCGGCTGCTGCTGCTCAACTACCCGAGCAACCCGCTCGCGGCCATCGTCCAGCCGGGGTTCTTCGAGAAGGTGGTGGCCTTCGCGCGCCGCTACGGCACGGTCGTCTTGCATGACGCGGCCTACAGCGAGCTGGCGTTCGACGGGTACCGGCCGCCGAGCTTCCTGGAGACGCCGGGCGCGCGGGAGGTGGGCCTGGAGTTCAACTCGCTGTCCAAGACGTACAACCTGGCGGGTGCGCGCATCGCGTACGCGGTGGGCAACGCGAGGCTGATCGGCCTGCTCGCGGAGGTGAAGGCCCACCTGGACTATGGGTTGTTCCGTCCCATCCAGTTGGCGGCGGTGGCCGCCTTGACGGGGCCGCAGGAGAGCGTGGCCGAACTGGCGGCCACCTACCAGCGGCGCCGAGACGTGCTGGTGGACGGGCTTGTGCGCGTGGGCTGGGACGTCCCCAAGCCCCGGGCCACCATGTTCTGCTGGGCGCCCATCCCCCGGGGGTTCGAGTCCAGTCTCGCCTTCTCCATGGCCTTGCTGGAGCGGGCGGGGATCACCGTGGTGCCCGGCAGTGGCTTCGGCGCGATGGGCGAGGGGTATGTGCGGCTGGCGCTCGTGCAGAGCGAGGAGCGCCTGGCGGAGGCCGTCGAGCGGGTGGCCCGCTCGGGCCTGCTGACTCACGCGAGCATGTAG
- a CDS encoding PAS domain-containing protein: MPVDERQRLEALTRTGLLDTPPEPDFDDIVRLAAESCGTPIALISLLDQERQWFKANVGLQGVEETDRNISFCTHAIDGDSLFLVEDARADVRFATNPLVQGFPFIRFYAGAPIQTEEGFNLGTLCVIDSRPRTLSDSQRHVLLGLKRQVELLLRLRAQVLKMREHNEELEQTQEKMRQLNATLEAEMRERQRVETRLREKQALLRSIITHIPYSVFWKDRDGAFLGANPQFARDVGVESPAVLVGKTDFDLPLSREQAEKYRQDDVAVMESGVPRLSMEEPLRRPGATEDAWVLSSKVPLKNEDGSVRGIVGIYADITERRRQEAAMREAKSLLERYAASLEAQVHEAHERNNYLMEHSGEAVFMLHEDGRVLHVNPVAERLLGLPEERLRGTVLESLCLENERETLRHALRDLLACGTVRLENQGLRSATGERVVLSITASLQVTGENRRMLLVGRDVTEKWRLEQQFIQNERLASMGALAAGIAHEINNPTAYVLSNLTYLQECRDELEATLSAMPGLPPRVGETLSEVRDILSESLSGGRRIRDIVRDMRFFSHTAGEEVAPVDLHACLDVVLRMAHAELKHTARVEKHYADALPLVPASEGRLSQVFLNLVINAAHAMRSGTPEINLLRVSTGVEGDWVRIDISDTGTGIAPEVLPHIFEPFFTTKPAGAGTGLGLSISQSIIQKMGGEIRVRSELGRGTSFVLLLPVNGRGTSEPAHD; this comes from the coding sequence ATGCCGGTGGACGAGCGCCAACGCCTCGAAGCCCTGACCCGCACGGGACTTCTCGATACGCCTCCCGAGCCCGATTTCGACGACATCGTGCGGCTCGCCGCCGAGTCGTGTGGAACGCCCATTGCCCTCATCAGCCTGTTGGACCAGGAGCGGCAGTGGTTCAAGGCGAACGTGGGCCTGCAGGGGGTGGAGGAGACGGATCGGAACATCTCCTTCTGTACCCACGCCATCGACGGGGACAGTCTCTTTCTCGTCGAGGATGCGCGGGCGGATGTGCGCTTCGCCACCAATCCGCTCGTCCAGGGGTTTCCCTTCATCCGCTTCTACGCGGGCGCCCCCATCCAGACGGAGGAGGGCTTCAACCTGGGCACCCTGTGCGTCATCGATTCGCGGCCCCGCACGCTCAGTGACTCCCAGCGCCACGTGCTGCTCGGACTCAAGCGGCAGGTGGAGCTGTTGCTGCGCCTGCGCGCCCAGGTGCTCAAGATGAGGGAGCACAACGAGGAGCTGGAGCAGACCCAGGAGAAGATGCGCCAGCTCAACGCGACGCTCGAGGCGGAGATGCGCGAGCGTCAGCGGGTCGAGACCCGGCTGCGTGAGAAGCAGGCCCTGCTGCGCAGCATCATCACCCACATTCCGTATTCGGTGTTCTGGAAGGACCGCGACGGCGCCTTCCTGGGCGCCAACCCGCAGTTCGCGCGGGACGTGGGCGTGGAGTCTCCCGCGGTGCTCGTTGGGAAGACGGACTTCGATCTGCCCCTGTCGCGCGAGCAGGCCGAGAAGTACCGCCAGGATGACGTCGCGGTGATGGAGTCCGGTGTGCCCAGGCTGTCCATGGAGGAGCCCCTGCGGCGCCCCGGCGCGACGGAGGATGCCTGGGTGCTCTCCAGCAAGGTGCCGCTCAAGAACGAGGATGGCTCCGTGCGGGGCATCGTGGGCATCTACGCCGACATCACCGAGCGCCGGCGTCAGGAGGCGGCGATGCGGGAGGCCAAGTCGCTGCTGGAGCGCTACGCCGCGAGCCTGGAGGCCCAGGTGCACGAGGCGCACGAGCGCAACAACTACCTGATGGAGCACTCGGGCGAGGCCGTCTTCATGCTGCATGAGGACGGGCGCGTGCTGCACGTCAATCCCGTGGCGGAGCGGTTGCTGGGCCTCCCCGAGGAGCGTCTGCGAGGCACGGTGCTCGAGTCGCTGTGCCTGGAGAACGAGCGCGAGACGCTGCGCCATGCCCTGAGGGATCTGCTGGCCTGCGGCACGGTGCGCCTGGAGAACCAGGGCCTGCGCTCGGCCACGGGCGAGCGCGTGGTCCTGAGCATCACCGCTTCACTCCAGGTGACGGGAGAGAACCGGCGGATGCTCCTCGTCGGCCGGGACGTCACCGAGAAGTGGCGGTTGGAGCAGCAGTTCATCCAGAACGAGCGGCTCGCGTCCATGGGCGCGCTGGCGGCGGGCATCGCCCACGAGATCAACAATCCGACGGCCTACGTGCTCTCCAACCTCACCTACCTCCAGGAGTGCCGTGATGAGCTGGAGGCGACCCTGTCGGCGATGCCGGGACTGCCGCCGCGCGTGGGAGAGACCCTCTCGGAGGTGAGGGACATCCTCTCCGAGTCCCTGTCCGGAGGCCGGCGCATCCGGGACATCGTGCGCGACATGCGCTTCTTCTCCCATACGGCGGGGGAGGAGGTGGCGCCCGTGGACCTGCATGCGTGTCTGGACGTCGTGTTGCGCATGGCGCACGCCGAGTTGAAGCACACGGCGCGGGTGGAGAAGCACTACGCGGACGCGCTGCCGCTCGTGCCCGCCAGCGAGGGCCGGCTGAGTCAGGTCTTCCTCAACCTGGTCATCAACGCCGCTCACGCCATGCGCTCCGGGACGCCGGAAATCAACCTCCTCCGGGTGAGCACCGGGGTGGAGGGCGACTGGGTGCGCATCGACATCTCCGACACCGGCACGGGCATTGCCCCCGAGGTGTTGCCACACATCTTCGAGCCCTTCTTCACCACCAAGCCCGCGGGCGCGGGCACCGGGCTCGGACTGTCCATCAGCCAGTCCATCATCCAGAAGATGGGCGGGGAGATCCGGGTGCGCAGCGAGCTGGGCCGGGGTACCTCTTTCGTCCTGCTCCTGCCGGTGAATGGCCGGGGCACGAGCGAGCCCGCGCACGACTGA